From a region of the Terriglobia bacterium genome:
- a CDS encoding 6-carboxytetrahydropterin synthase, which yields MVYLTRKAEFSASHFYHNPEFSAEENRRIFGKCNNPHGHGHNYTLEVTVKGPVDPRSGFVVDLKDLKEILNREVLDALDHRFLNKEVPEFFQAIPTTENLAIVVWNRLKPKLHAAELHRVRVYETPDLFADFFGEE from the coding sequence ATGGTCTATCTGACGCGCAAGGCCGAGTTCTCCGCGTCGCACTTCTACCACAATCCGGAGTTTTCCGCGGAGGAGAACCGGCGCATCTTCGGCAAGTGCAATAACCCGCACGGCCACGGACACAACTACACGCTGGAGGTCACGGTGAAGGGGCCGGTGGACCCGCGCTCCGGGTTCGTCGTTGACCTGAAGGATCTGAAGGAGATCCTGAACAGGGAAGTGCTCGATGCGCTCGACCACCGCTTCCTGAACAAGGAAGTGCCGGAATTCTTCCAGGCCATTCCGACGACGGAGAACCTGGCTATCGTGGTCTGGAACCGGCTGAAGCCGAAGCTGCACGCTGCGGAGCTGCATCGCGTCCGCGTGTACGAGACTCCGGACCTGTTCGCGGATTTTTTCGGAGAGGAATGA